The DNA sequence GCAGCGCCTTCGCCGCTCTGGATCTCGAAGAACTGCGCCTCCCCAAGGCAACCCAGGCCATGCCCGACGTCGTCAACCGCTATCAAGCCCTGGTCGATAGCTTGGACGACAAGTATCGTCAGCAGAAAGATGAACTCATCATGACACAGATGGTGGCCCACCAAGGCGAGCGCCTCTGGCAACAGGCCGTGAGAGACGTGCAATCCGGCGGTCAGGACGACAGATCCCTCTACTGGAGTCGTCTGGCGATGAAGAAGACCCTTAAAGAGTCTAAGCCCGCCTTTAACATGGCCGACTGGCAGCGCAGCATATTACTCAAGGCGGTAGAGAAATCTTCCCGCGGCTTCAGCGACATCCACTTCGATGACGACAGCCAGATCCGTATTCTGCTCACCGGCTTCGATCCCTTCTTTCTGGATCGCAACATAGATCAGAGCAACCCATCTGGCTTAACCGCGCTGGCCCTGGACGGCTACAAGTTTAGCGTCGACGGCAAGAAGGCCCAGATAGAGACGGTAATGATCCCGGTGCGCTTCGCCGACTTCGATCAGGGGATCATCGAGTCCCTGCTCACCCCTGTCTATCGTGAAAACAGCGTCAATGCCATCTTCACCGTCAGCATGGGCCGTGACGACTTCGATCTGGAGCGCTTCCCCGGCCGCAACCGCAGCGCGGCAGCACCCGATAACCTCAATGTGCTGACCGGCGCCACGGCCCAGTCACCACAGGCGCCTATGTTCGATGGCAAGCCACTCTATGGCCCAGAATTCGTCGAGTTCTCGCTACCTGTCGGTGCCATGCAGTCGGTCAAGGGCAAGTGGAAGATCAATGACAACCACACAGTGACCACGCTATCGAGAGGCGAGTTCGACGCCAGCTCGCTGAGCGAGCTGCAAAACACGACTCAGGTCAATGGCTCGGTCAATGGCTCGGGCGGCGGTTACCTGTCCAACGAAATCTCCTACCGCGCGGTGCTTCTGGGACAGCGTTTCAACAGCGGCATCAAGGTCGGTCATATCCACACCCCAAGGGTGAAGGCCTATGAGGCAGAGACGGAGATGGCGATCGTTGATCAGGTCAAGGAGATGGTCAAAGCCGCAGCAACCCGGCTATAATCACTCCTCCTGAAAACGCCCGCTCTCTTGGCGGGCGTCTATCACCTAACGCCTAGGGCCTGTTGACCATTCATGTTTCGACGATTGCAATCCCTGTTTCACACGCCTCCGCCAGAATCATCCAGGCTTACCTCCAAAGCGTCTAAATCAAAAACGTCTAAGCCTCCAGCAAACAGTACCGAGCTTAACGCGCATCAGCAGCTTATTCTCGAGGCCGTTGAATCTTGCTATCAAACGGCAGAGGGGCAACTTAAGCGCGACTTTCAGCGCCCCGAGGTGAACTTCAAACTCAGGGGCAAGAGCGCCGGCACCGCCCATCTGCAGCTCAACAAGCTGAGGTTCAACCCTGTGTTGTTAGAGGAAAACCTAGATGAGTTTATCCGGCAGGTGGTGCCCCACGAGATCTGTCACCTGCTCGCCTATCAGCTCTATGGCCGGGTCAAACCCCACGGCAAGGAGTGGCAGGCCTTGATGGTGAAACTCTATGGCCTGACCCCCAGCACCACCCACAGCCTGAATACCGACTCTGTCGCCGGCCGAACCTTCGACTATCGCTGCCGCTGCGGCGTCGTGCCGCTGAGCATTCGCAGACACAACAAGGTGCAGCGCCAAGAGACCCAGTATCGCTGCCGCCGCTGCCATGAGACGCTAAGCCTCCTAGATGGCACAGACGGCGAGGCATGATGAATCCGGCTTAACTTGCCTGATCTGAGTCGATTCCCGTAGAATCGGCTTGAATTAGGGCGCCATATTCAGCGATACAAGATGAGTGGGCGCCATCATATAAGTTGCCACCAAGCCGGCCAAATAGAGAGCGCGGCAGAGATAGGCGACGAATTTTTATTTTTAGGGAATAGATGTGCTAACTACCTCATTGAGTTTGAGGCCGCTGCTGCGCGGCGCCTTGGCGTTGCTGGCGCTTGGCTT is a window from the Shewanella loihica PV-4 genome containing:
- a CDS encoding SprT family zinc-dependent metalloprotease, whose protein sequence is MFRRLQSLFHTPPPESSRLTSKASKSKTSKPPANSTELNAHQQLILEAVESCYQTAEGQLKRDFQRPEVNFKLRGKSAGTAHLQLNKLRFNPVLLEENLDEFIRQVVPHEICHLLAYQLYGRVKPHGKEWQALMVKLYGLTPSTTHSLNTDSVAGRTFDYRCRCGVVPLSIRRHNKVQRQETQYRCRRCHETLSLLDGTDGEA